One stretch of Podospora bellae-mahoneyi strain CBS 112042 chromosome 2, whole genome shotgun sequence DNA includes these proteins:
- the CDH1 gene encoding substrate-specific activator of APC-dependent proteolysis (EggNog:ENOG503NU21; COG:D; COG:O), giving the protein MGINGDVSNGAALSPTMKRPIQESHNSAAASPRLSTPPPPGERLKVEPSHVGSSRNGRLSSRSTDIGLDAVDHALRREIGRQHRESTPGASPSRKRQRINGDRFIPTRSGQDLQASFSLLHEDGSPATPSRQKKRTPHGELHYQRTEEANRTFSRLLRTELFENSIPQVSPPSMSPEHNRLSHGHATRSHTPPNGPPPSSLPSNLTPSTPHKNLFSYMSPRHSIAGHPTPSRTPQSRHGPNLNTRSEVYSLSPVRYGSQQLLLSPRRQPRAVSKVPYKVLDAPELADDFYLNLVDWGNANVLGVGLGSSVYMWNAQTSRVNKLCTLEDDTVTSVSWIQKGTHIAIGTGKGLVQIWDAERQRRLRTMVGHTNRVGALAWNTHILTSGSRDRSIYHRDVRAPDPWMRKLVGHKQEVCGLKWNCEDGQLASGGNDNKLMVWDKLSDSPLWKFSDHTAAVKAIAWSPHQRGLLASGGGTADRRIIFHDTVRGTVVNEIDTGSQVCNLAWSKNSNEIVSTHGYSQNQIVVWKYPSMTQVASLTGHTYRVLYLAMSPDGRVVVTGAGDETLRFWNVFGKRGGRMGEDGEGGGGSIRLQEWGVIR; this is encoded by the exons CCGTCGCATGTCGGAAGCTCGAGAAATGGACGGTTGAGTTCAAGATCCACCGACATTGGATTGGATGCCGTCGACCACGCGCTGCGGCGGGAAATCGGTCGGCAGCACCGAGAAAGCACACCTGGAGCTAGTCCGAGTAGGAAACGGCAAAGGATCAACGGTGACCG CTTTATTCCCACGCGGTCTGGCCAAGACCTCCAGGCAAGTTTCAGTCTCTTGCATGAAGATGGGTCGCCCGCGACCCCATCAAGACAAAAGAAGCGGACCCCGCATGGGGAGCTTCACTATCAGAGAA CTGAGGAGGCAAATCGGACATTCTCCCGCCTGCTGCGGACAGAGTTGTTTGAGAATTCGATACCACAGGTGTCACCGCCTTCCATGTCACCAGAGCACAACAGGCTCTCCCACGGCCATGCCACCAGATCACACACCCCACCAAAcgggccaccaccatcatctttgcCATCAAATTTGACTCCATCCACACCACACAAGAATCTGTTCTCCTACATGTCGCCTCGTCACAGCATTGCAGGCCATCCAACACCTTCAAGGACGCCACAAAGTCGACACGGGCCCAACTTAAACACCCGGTCCGAAGTGTACAGCTTATCGCCAGTGAGATATGGGAGTCAGCAACTGCTCCTCAGCCCACGGCGACAACCGCGTGCCGTGAGCAAGGTTCCGTATAAGGTGTTGGATGCTCCCGAGCTCGCAGATGACTTTTACCTCAACCTCGTTGACTGGGGCAACGCAAATGTATTAGGCGTCGGCCTGGGATCGAGCGTGTACATGTGGAACGCCCAGACCAGTCGCGTCAACAAGCTCTGCACGTTAGAAGACGACACCGTTACGAGCGTGTCATGGATACAAAAGGGCACACACATTGCCATCGGAACTGGAAAGGGCCTAGTGCAAATCTGGGATGCAGAGCGGCAGCGAAGGTTGAGGACTATGGTAGGCCACACTAACCGTGTGGGTGCTCTGGCCTGGAACACGCACATCCTCACCTCTGGCTCGCGGGATCGGTCCATATACCACCGTGATGTGCGAGCCCCAGATCCGTGGATGAGGAAGCTAGTCGGGCACAAGCAGGAAGTGTGCGGACTAAAATGGAACTGCGAGGATGGGCAGCTGGCGAGTGGAGGGAACGACAACAAACTAATGGTCTGGGATAAGCTCTCGGACTCGCCACTGTGGAAGTTTTCGGACCACACAGCCGCGGTGAAGGCGATTGCTTGGAGCCCTCACCAACGTGGACTGTTGGCTTCCGGTGGCGGTACGGCCGACCGCCGGATCATTTTCCACGATACGGTGAGGGGGACCGTTGTCAATGAGATTGACACGGGGAGCCAGGTTTGCAACTTGGCGTGGAGCAAGAACTCGAACGAGATTGTCTCGACGCATGGGTACAGCCAGAACCAGATTGTCGTGTGGAAGTACCCGAGCATGACGCAGGTGGCGAGTTTGACGGGGCACACTTATCGGGTGCTGTACCTGGCTATGAGCCCGGacgggagggtggtggtcacGGGGGCGGGGGACGAGACGTTGAGGTTTTGGAACGTGTTTGGgaagaggggtgggaggatgggggaggatggggaggggggcgggggaagTATAAGGTTGCAGGAGTGGGGGGTTATTAGGTGA
- a CDS encoding hypothetical protein (COG:S; BUSCO:EOG09263JCT; EggNog:ENOG503NV8P) — MAEPEVASTDSEAVPTPENSTPLDDASPLEEHVPSIDTPTLAPTSPEPRLSRNPSFSGSSSTYQEDWDSNFPPLDRLTVLELLDNFTLPQQLEKLQKGISAQTEKVRKSREAFNTKSRQARERMVDEWRRRVPSAEEQLDRYRKRMSNSVDKLGKRWNDTKVITLREKISFIFGVMNIFVSGYLIGGWPEYMHWWYTIQILYFMPIRFYTYHKRGYHYFLADLCYFVNFLLLLSVWVFPKSKRLFTAVYCLAFGNNAVAIIMWRNSLVFHSFDKVTSLFIHIMPCATLHCIVHLISPEHQASRFPAIYTIKHSPAGSPTAYANVLSMLAWSTIPYAIWQLSYYFFITVRRRDKIAAGRPTSFTWLRQSYSKVWIGKFVLGLPEALQEPAFMFIQYAYAVLTMLPCSLWFYYRWASAGFLGVVFVWSVYNGATYYIDVFGKRFQKELEAMRKEVERWQGEHEGLVGGGGGSDHGEEKKVGLGEGISGKVLDEKREGGEDGRSGLDNIPLLNDERPAAAMVTGLEVGDGGARDVARERRQGRGGI; from the coding sequence ATGGCCGAACCAGAAGTCGCATCAACAGACAGTGAAGCTGTCCCTACACCAGAAAACAGCACCCCCCTCGATGATGCCTCTCCTCTTGAAGAACATGTCCCCTCCATCGATACGCCAACCCTCGcgcccacctcccccgagcCCCGTCTCTCGCGAAACCCTTCATTCTccgggagcagcagcacctACCAAGAAGACTGGGACTCCAACTTCCCCCCTCTGGACCGCCTAACTGTCTTGGAGCTGCTCGATAACTTCACCCTCCCGCAACAGCTTGAGAAACTCCAGAAGGGAATCTCGGCCCAGACTGAGAAAGTGCGCAAGTCCCGCGAAGCCTTCAACACCAAATCCCGCCAAGCCCGCGAGCGCATGGTAGACGAATGGCGCCGTCGTGTCCCCTCCGCTGAAGAGCAGCTCGACCGGTACCGCAAGCGCATGAGTAACTCGGTCGACAAACTCGGGAAACGCTGGAACGACACCAAAGTTATCACCCTCCGCGAGAAGATCTCGTTCATCTTCGGTGTCATGAACATTTTTGTCTCGGGGTATCTAATCGGCGGCTGGCCAGAGTACATGCACTGGTGGTACACCATCCAGATCCTGTATTTTATGCCTATTCGCTTCTACACCTACCACAAGCGGGGATACCACTACTTTCTCGCCGACCTCTGCTACTTTGTCAACTTTCTCCTGTTGTTATCCGTTTGGGTCTTTCCAAAGAGTAAACGGCTGTTTACAGCCGTGTACTGCCTCGCATTTGGAAACAACGCCGTGGCAATCATCATGTGGCGCAACTCGCTGGTCTTCCACTCGTTTGATAAAGTCACCTCGCTCTTCATCCACATCATGCCCTGCGCGACGTTGCACTGCATCGTTCACTTAATCTCCCCCGAACACCAAGCCTCTCGCTTCCCAGCAATTTACACAATCAAGCACTCTCCCGCTGGCTCGCCAACCGCTTACGCCAACGTCCTGAGCATGCTAGCCTGGTCCACAATCCCATACGCGATCTGGCAGTTGAGTTACTACTTTTTTATCACCGTCCGCCGGAGAGACAAAATCGCCGCCGGCCGCCCGACATCCTTCACCTGGCTCAGGCAATCGTATTCCAAAGTCTGGATCGGAAAGTTTGTGTTGGGGCTCCCGGAGGCGTTGCAGGAGCCAGCGTTCATGTTTATACAATATGCATACGCGGTCCTGACGATGCTACCGTGCAGCCTGTGGTTTTACTACAGGTGGGCGAGTGCGGGTTTTTTGGGAgtggtttttgtttggtCGGTGTACAACGGGGCGACGTATTATATTGACGTTTTTGGAAAGAGGTTtcagaaggagctggaggcgatgaggaaggaggtggagaggtggcaGGGTGAGcatgaggggttggttggtggcggcggggggagTGATCacggggaggagaagaaggttgggCTTGGCGAGGGGATTAGTGGGAAGGTGCTGGAtgaaaagagggaggggggtgaggatgggaggagtgggttggATAATATTCCGCTGTTGAATGATGAAcggccggcggcggcgatggttacggggttggaggttggtgatgggggggcgAGGGATGTGGCtagggagaggaggcaggggaggggggggatttaa